The following proteins are co-located in the Spinactinospora alkalitolerans genome:
- a CDS encoding erythromycin esterase family protein, protein MRHTDEEIHRYATSLRSEADLDPLIERVGDARFVLLGEASHGTSEYYGLRAEITRRLIEEKGFTLIAVEGDWPDCLAIHSCVTGSPASPEDPRAVLDDFVRWPTWMWANEEVLHFLRRLRRRNMEVPMQQRVGFFGMDVYSLWDSLRSVLDYLREHEPEHVEAALAAYRCFEPYAEDPQSYARSVGLVPESCEPEVVSLLAELRRETPALEPTDQPPLDPRFARFAVEQNAEVVAGAERYYRAMLRGGPDSWNVRDHHMVNTLDRLVRHHGGDTKVIVWAHNTHVGDARATDMGSVGMVNVGQLVRERHGDDNVLIVGFGSHSGSVIAADRWGDRPREMSVPPARPDSIEARLHGAVPDGNTLFVFPFPERGHPRWLREEAEHRAIGVVYRPGQERWGNYVPTVLGRRYDAFVYCDRTRALTPLHDYEPAVGEPETYPSAV, encoded by the coding sequence ATGAGGCACACGGACGAGGAGATCCATCGATACGCCACTTCGCTGCGCAGCGAAGCGGACCTCGACCCGCTGATCGAACGGGTGGGCGACGCGCGCTTCGTGCTCCTCGGTGAGGCGTCCCATGGCACATCGGAGTACTACGGACTGCGGGCGGAGATCACCCGGCGGCTGATCGAGGAGAAGGGCTTCACCCTGATCGCGGTTGAGGGCGACTGGCCCGACTGCCTCGCCATCCACTCCTGCGTCACCGGTTCTCCCGCCTCCCCCGAGGACCCGCGTGCGGTGCTGGACGACTTCGTCCGCTGGCCCACGTGGATGTGGGCCAACGAGGAAGTGCTGCATTTCCTGCGTCGGCTGCGCCGGCGCAACATGGAGGTGCCGATGCAGCAGCGGGTCGGCTTCTTCGGGATGGACGTCTACAGCCTGTGGGACTCCCTGCGCTCCGTGCTGGACTACCTGCGCGAGCACGAGCCGGAACACGTCGAGGCCGCGCTCGCCGCCTACCGCTGTTTCGAGCCCTACGCGGAGGATCCGCAGTCCTACGCCCGCTCGGTCGGCCTGGTTCCCGAGAGCTGCGAGCCGGAAGTGGTGTCGCTGCTGGCCGAGCTGCGCCGCGAGACACCGGCGCTGGAGCCGACCGACCAGCCGCCGCTCGATCCCCGGTTCGCCCGCTTCGCGGTCGAGCAGAACGCCGAGGTCGTGGCCGGTGCGGAGCGCTATTACCGCGCGATGCTGCGCGGCGGGCCGGACTCCTGGAACGTGCGCGACCACCACATGGTCAACACCCTCGACCGGCTGGTCCGTCACCACGGCGGCGACACGAAGGTGATCGTGTGGGCGCACAACACCCACGTGGGCGACGCCCGCGCGACCGACATGGGCTCGGTCGGCATGGTCAACGTGGGCCAGTTGGTGCGGGAACGGCACGGGGACGACAACGTGCTGATCGTCGGGTTCGGCTCGCACTCCGGCAGCGTGATCGCCGCCGACCGGTGGGGCGACCGGCCGCGGGAGATGTCGGTGCCGCCGGCCCGGCCCGACAGCATCGAAGCGCGGCTGCACGGCGCCGTCCCCGACGGGAACACGCTGTTCGTCTTCCCCTTCCCCGAGCGCGGCCACCCGCGCTGGCTGCGCGAGGAGGCGGAGCACCGCGCCATCGGCGTGGTCTACCGGCCCGGGCAGGAGCGCTGGGGCAACTACGTGCCGACCGTCCTGGGCCGCCGCTACGACGCCTTCGTGTACTGCGACCGCACCCGTGCGCTCACTCCCCTCCACGACTACGAGCCGGCGGTGGGGGAGCCGGAGACCTACCCCAGCGCCGTCTAA